The [Eubacterium] eligens ATCC 27750 genome segment GGAAGTCCTATATTAATAGCATTACGATAGAATATTCTTGCAAATGATTTGGCAATCACTGCCTTGACACCTAATGCCTTAAGTACGCTTGGTGCCTGCTCTCTTGATGAACCACATCCAAAGTTGTCATCTGCAACAACGAAATCTCCCGGCTTTACGGCAGAAGCAAAATCAGAGTCTAATGATTCAAATGTATGACTCTTCATCTCATCAATTGTCGGAAACAAAAGATACTGCGATGCAATAATCTGATCTGTATCAACATCTTTATCAAACTTAAATATCCTACCCATTGTTTTCTCCTTATCTTATCCCTGATATAACAGGTATTATTAATAGTCATTTTAACATTTTACCCTATTAAAGTGTGTTTTTCAATCGTTAATATTAACAGAAACGGTAATTAAGTGAAAGGTCGTTATCCTTAACCTTAACCTGTGTATATGCCCCACTTACTATCGGCATTGAAGGTGAAAGATGCCCGAAATCACAGTCCATTATAACCGGCACATTATACTTTGCCGCAATATCTGTAACTGCTCTATACTGGTCAAGCCCCATCATTTCCTGTCCGTAGCACAGCGGTCTTCCTATGAGAAATCCCTTCACATTCTTAAACCACCCGGCATTATCCATCTGCCACATAGCCCTTCTGATTGCAAATACATTCAGATCACAGCTCTCTAAGAACCATATAATTCCGTCATCTGCGTATCTTTCGTTAAACTCTTTAACCTTGTCAAAACTTGTACCTGTAAGATTAACAAGACAGTCCATGCAGCCGCCGACAAGCCTTCCTTCAAATGCAATCTCCGTATCACATTCATCCCCACCAACATATTTTCTTAAAATCTTCTTCTCAGTAAGATTGTATTGTGGTGCAGGGTTCTCCTCATTCTTTAGAGACTCTCTCTCCCATGTGTCATATCCATGGACCTGTTTTTCCACAACTCCGTTATTGTTCTTGCAGCCTTTTCCACGAAGCACATCAAAAGTATCCACAAGCGCCTGATGCCAGTCCTTCATTGCAAATGCGCCTGCACACGGTCCGTATACACTTGCCGTATCAGCAATCGTGTTCTGTAAAAATGTGAAGTTGGTATTATCAGAATATCCAAGATACCACTTAGGCTTTGCCGCCTTAATCCTGTCAAAATCAACATATGGCAGAATCTCACACATCAGTTCACCACCGCCACATGATATAAGCACATCATTGACATTGCTCTCATACATCTGTGTAAGCTCCTTACCGCATTCCTGCGGTGTGTTGCTTATCCCAATTCCCTTGTCCTCATAACAGTTAGGTCCAAGTTCTACTGTATAACCTTCTTTTTCAAATCTTTTAATTGTCATTCCGAATGCTGTTTTATAAGGCTCCGTCGCACAACCAAAAGATGGTGCAACGAAGCCTATAGTTCCGCCTTCGGATAAGAATTCAGGATATCTCATATACTGCCTCCTTACCTCATCATTCAGATTCTGCCTGAATAATTAATCTACATATATTTCTTTACTACATTAATAGCATTATTGTTAATAATAACGCTAAAGTGTTCCTTAACAAAAGCAGCCCTTTCCTGCTTTGAAGAATCAAATTCACCATATTCCATAAGCAGATTAAGAAGGCTCCTGTATTTTTCTTCCGAACATCTTCCTTTCTGCAATACAAAATAATATGTATTATCTGTCTCATCCTTATATAAGGCATTGGTTATTCCCCATGTCCTTGCACTGACAGCACACATTTCCTCAAAGTCATTAAAGCTTTGCAGTCTGAACACTCCTGTTCCAGCCTTTAAAACATTGCTTCCTGTTTTCTTCGCATCAGAACGCTTAAAACTATCAGATTCATCATCAGATACCGCAAACTTATCAAGGCTGTCTCCAAATGTTTCAAATTCTGCATCACTATATATCCCATCACCATTCTTTATAACATTACTCTTCTCTGGCTTAGAAAATGCTTTTGATATACTTTCTCCAGCTTTCTTTAACATACTGCCTAAATCATCTTTACCCGATGAAACCGTGAGAAGTATAGAATGATCCGGCTGTGGTGCCAGCTGTAACGACATAACCTCTCCGCTTAATGTAACTCCTATATTCCTTTCAGCCTCTTCCATAACAACTTCTAACAGGCTGTGTATCTTATCTGTATCATTCTTAAAGAAATCATCCAGCGAAATATTATTATCCTCAAGGTCTTCTTCATTGAGTCTGCACTGGAACTTTCTATCATCAATTTTTTTGAATTCCATATATCCTCTTTTCAAAAATATTTATATATCAATATGTTATTATTACATACTTTTGCTAATTCTGTCTACTATTTTTCTCATTATAAGATTTTTATTTTTTAGCTCATCTTTTTCCTGAACCTTTATATTACCTCTGTATCCTTTTACATCAGCATATACTTCTATCTTATCTCCTGATATTTTCACATATGCATTACAGGATTTAACATAATCATTCATAAGAAGTCTTCTTATAATATCTTCCTCTATATCAAAGCTCATTGCCGTCGTCCGATGTGACACATCAAACATGTGCTTTATTACACTTCTTTTTCCATTAGTCAGAATGCAATATATTCCCTGTCCGTGTGGTGGAACACAATCTGAAAAGTCCATAAGAGTATATTTATACTTTAATCCGTTGTAAAGTCTGGCAATTCTGATATCATCATAAAATGCAAATACAGCATCACATTCTTCACTATCCAGTTTGCTCATGCAGTCTTTTATATTGTTTTCAACTACACACTCCACATTATCGTACATTTCACATATAACTGCGGCATTTTCATCAGAGTCCGTTACAACCACAGCATTTTCAACAACATCCTTTGTTCCTCTTCTCCGTATCATGACATACCTTGGATCTCTGCGTTTTATAACTCCCGATATAACTATTCCATCATCTAACTGCTGTCCTGACTTCTCCATTTCAACAAGCATTCTCATGTCAACAAGCACCATGTCTATATTATCATCAATAAGTGCTTCCAATGCAGGATAAATATCGCTTCCTCCAATTTCTACAGTATCCAGATTACCTTTCCAGTTCTTCTGCATTATGCCGGCTGCTTTTTTCAGTTTAATGCGTTCTATTCCCCGACCGTACATTCCCAGTCTTTCTGATTTCTCGTTATCTTTTTCCATATGTTTTAAGCATCCTTATATTCTGTTTAGGTTTTTATTATAACATATTGCTTTCAATCCTTGAAAGTATGTGTTCATTATGTTTATAATAATAAGGAAATTTTAATAAGGAATGGTATAATATATGATTCGAATTAAACTGAAACAATATTTAGGCAGCATAGTAACAATTGCTGCTGTCCTGTTTTTATTTGTTGTATTGTTTTCTTCTCCAGTAATGGCTGATGAAAATACTGCCTCAGAGGTAAATACTACAATAACACTTTCAAACAGCGGAAACGTAAGTAAAATGACAGATGGTTCTTACAACACAAAAACCTCATTTGCTTCTGGCGATTCCATAACTGTAACCGGAAAGGATAAAATATATTCTCTCTATATCAAATGGGATCTTGTTCCGGATGAATGGACTCTAAGCTATAATGGTACAACGAAAACATATGGAACTAACGGATTTCTGCATGAATATGTTGAAATTCCAGAAGGCGCTGAAACACTTACGATTACATTTTCTTCAAATGAAGCAATATGTGACCTGCATGCATATTCAGCCGGCACAGCACCTTCAGATGTACAGGCATGGAAAACGCCTTGTGATAAAGCAGATATACTTGTGTTTGCAACTCATGCCGATGATGAAATTCTTTTCCTGGGAGGAGTACTTGCAACATATGGAGGCGAGCAGGATTTAGCTGTACAGGTTGCATATATGTGTGAATTCACATCGTCTGCCAAGATAAGAGAACATGAGAAATTAGATGGTTTATGGGAATCCGGCATCAAACATTATCCTATATGCGGTGATTTCCCTGATTTATACAGCACATCCTTAGAAGCTGCCAAAAAACAATACATATATGATGATGTGTTATCATATACAACTTCAACCATAAGACGTTTTAAACCCCTTGTGGTTGTAACGCAGGATCTTAATGGTGAATATGGGCACGGCGGTCACATGCTTTTCTCACATGCAGTAGCAGAATCTGTAGAATCAAGCAGCGAGCCATCATATTTTCCTGATTCAGCTTCAAAATACGGAACATGGGATGTTCCTAAAACTTACCTTCATCTGTATTCAGATAATAAAATCACAATGAATTTAAGGCTTCCTCTTTCCCGAATGGGAAACAGAACATCTATTGAAGTTCAGACTGCTGCATATAAAAAACATGTATCACAGCAGTGGTGCTGGTTCTATGTTTCAGATGACTATGAATACAGCTGTGCTGACTTTGGTTTATACAGAACAACCGTTGGCAATGACTCTGGTAATGATATGCTGGAAAATATAACAACATACGAAGAACAGGAAAAAATCGAAAAAGAAAAAGCGGAAAAAGAATCAGTCGAAGCATCTATTGCAGCAGAAGAATCAAGTATAGCAGATGTAAAAAGCAATACATCCAATTCCACCAGACAGTCTGGCAGGAAAATAATAATTTTTGCAGCACTCATATTAATTGTTATCATAATATTATTTGCTGCCTACAGATATTATCAGCTGATACAGTCAAGAAAAAGACATCGTCGTCATAAAAGGAAGTAAATAATATATGGAATTATTAATCAATATAATTGCAATTTTACTCGTTGCAGTAATAATCGGATTCCAGTTTTCCAGAACCCGTAATTTATACAAAAAAAATATAATGAGAATAAAGACGAATTCAAAAAAGATCAGGAATAAATGATTTTCTCTGACTCATCATTACATTCAAAAAGGGCTGCCATAACGGCAGCCCTTAAATATTATCAATTACTGATTATTAGTTGTTGATAAGCATATCCTTTTCATTGTTCCAGCTGTAAAGCTTTCTAATCTCAGCTCCAACCTTCTCAGATGGATGCTCAGAAGCAAGCTTTCTCATAGCCTTGAAATGTACCTGTCCACCAGCATCGCTCATGTCAAGTAAGAATTCCTTAGCAAATGTACCATCCTGAATATCAGAAAGAATCTTCTTCATAGCCTTCTTAGTATCCTCTGTGATAATCTTAGGTCCTGTTATGTAATCACCATACTCAGCTGTGTTAGAGATTGAATATCTCATTCCTGCAAAACCTGACTGGTAAATAAGGTCAACAATAAGCTTCATCTCGTGGATACACTCGAAGTAAGCGTTACGTGGATCATATCCAGCTTCGCAAAGAGTTTCGAAACCAGCCTGCATAAGTGCACAAACACCACCGCAAAGAACTGCCTGCTCACCGAAGAGGTCTGTCTCTGTCTCTGTTCTGAATGTAGTCTCAAGAAGACCGGCTCTTGCTCCACCAATACCAAGACCATAAGCAAGTGCCATATCAAGAGCCTTACCTGTCTCATCCTGCTCTACAGCTACAAGACAAGGAGTACCCTTTCCAGCCTGATATTCTGAACGAACTGTATGTCCAGGTGCCTTAGGTGCGATCATTGTTACATCAACACCCTTAGGAGCCTTAATTAAACCAAAGTGAATGTTGAAACCATGTGCGAACATAAGCATGTTACCCGGCTCAAGATTTGGCTCGATATCTTCCTTATAAAGCTTAGCCTGCTTCTCATCATTGATAAGAATCATGATGATATCAGCTCTCTTAGCAGCCTCTGCAGCAGTGAATACTTCAAATCCCTGCTCTTCAGCTCTCTTCCATGACTTAGAGCCCTCATAAAGTCCGATAATTACATGACAACCTGAATCCTTAAGATTTAATGCGTGTGCATGTCCCTGGCTACCATAACCGATAATAGCGATTGTCTTACCGTCAAGTAATGATAAATTACAATCTGACTGATAATAGATCTTAGCTTCTGCCATTTTAAACTACCTCCATATAAATGTGTTTTATATTGTAAAAGTTCTCTGGATACTCCAAAGAATTATTACCTCTTTTTCAAATCAGCACTCCCTCTTGCAAGACCTGTAATACCTGTTCTTGCAACCTCTGTAATATTGAAGTCTTCAAGAAGTTCAATAAATGCATTCATCTTACTCAAACTTCCTGTAAGTGCAATTATCATTGACTCTTTTGATACATCAACAATATTGGCTCTGAATATATCTGCTATAGATGAAACCTGCTGTCTCTTCTCCGGACCACATTCAACCTTAATCATAACAAGTTCCCTGCAAACAGACTCATGTGCAGGAAGTTCTACAATTTCCTTCAC includes the following:
- a CDS encoding S66 family peptidase, with the translated sequence MRYPEFLSEGGTIGFVAPSFGCATEPYKTAFGMTIKRFEKEGYTVELGPNCYEDKGIGISNTPQECGKELTQMYESNVNDVLISCGGGELMCEILPYVDFDRIKAAKPKWYLGYSDNTNFTFLQNTIADTASVYGPCAGAFAMKDWHQALVDTFDVLRGKGCKNNNGVVEKQVHGYDTWERESLKNEENPAPQYNLTEKKILRKYVGGDECDTEIAFEGRLVGGCMDCLVNLTGTSFDKVKEFNERYADDGIIWFLESCDLNVFAIRRAMWQMDNAGWFKNVKGFLIGRPLCYGQEMMGLDQYRAVTDIAAKYNVPVIMDCDFGHLSPSMPIVSGAYTQVKVKDNDLSLNYRFC
- a CDS encoding adaptor protein MecA, with protein sequence MEFKKIDDRKFQCRLNEEDLEDNNISLDDFFKNDTDKIHSLLEVVMEEAERNIGVTLSGEVMSLQLAPQPDHSILLTVSSGKDDLGSMLKKAGESISKAFSKPEKSNVIKNGDGIYSDAEFETFGDSLDKFAVSDDESDSFKRSDAKKTGSNVLKAGTGVFRLQSFNDFEEMCAVSARTWGITNALYKDETDNTYYFVLQKGRCSEEKYRSLLNLLMEYGEFDSSKQERAAFVKEHFSVIINNNAINVVKKYM
- a CDS encoding PIG-L family deacetylase, which encodes MIRIKLKQYLGSIVTIAAVLFLFVVLFSSPVMADENTASEVNTTITLSNSGNVSKMTDGSYNTKTSFASGDSITVTGKDKIYSLYIKWDLVPDEWTLSYNGTTKTYGTNGFLHEYVEIPEGAETLTITFSSNEAICDLHAYSAGTAPSDVQAWKTPCDKADILVFATHADDEILFLGGVLATYGGEQDLAVQVAYMCEFTSSAKIREHEKLDGLWESGIKHYPICGDFPDLYSTSLEAAKKQYIYDDVLSYTTSTIRRFKPLVVVTQDLNGEYGHGGHMLFSHAVAESVESSSEPSYFPDSASKYGTWDVPKTYLHLYSDNKITMNLRLPLSRMGNRTSIEVQTAAYKKHVSQQWCWFYVSDDYEYSCADFGLYRTTVGNDSGNDMLENITTYEEQEKIEKEKAEKESVEASIAAEESSIADVKSNTSNSTRQSGRKIIIFAALILIVIIILFAAYRYYQLIQSRKRHRRHKRK
- the ilvC gene encoding ketol-acid reductoisomerase; translated protein: MAEAKIYYQSDCNLSLLDGKTIAIIGYGSQGHAHALNLKDSGCHVIIGLYEGSKSWKRAEEQGFEVFTAAEAAKRADIIMILINDEKQAKLYKEDIEPNLEPGNMLMFAHGFNIHFGLIKAPKGVDVTMIAPKAPGHTVRSEYQAGKGTPCLVAVEQDETGKALDMALAYGLGIGGARAGLLETTFRTETETDLFGEQAVLCGGVCALMQAGFETLCEAGYDPRNAYFECIHEMKLIVDLIYQSGFAGMRYSISNTAEYGDYITGPKIITEDTKKAMKKILSDIQDGTFAKEFLLDMSDAGGQVHFKAMRKLASEHPSEKVGAEIRKLYSWNNEKDMLINN
- the ilvN gene encoding acetolactate synthase small subunit; amino-acid sequence: MRRAVFSILVGNSAGVLSRVAGMFSRRGYNIDSLTVGETLNPEYSRMTIAVTGEDDVLEQIEKQLNKLIDVKEIVELPAHESVCRELVMIKVECGPEKRQQVSSIADIFRANIVDVSKESMIIALTGSLSKMNAFIELLEDFNITEVARTGITGLARGSADLKKR